The following coding sequences lie in one Oncorhynchus kisutch isolate 150728-3 linkage group LG3, Okis_V2, whole genome shotgun sequence genomic window:
- the LOC116361851 gene encoding GRB10-interacting GYF protein 2-like, whose amino-acid sequence MDSSSSSGRSPSPTGTVFLPPPIMWNSLYKQAEMEVHFPSEEKKTYTEKEAHMLELRGKDRTIRNQKKEMDRLQVCLWEEEKKKRNGGTEKDKIIEQLQSETDHLRALLKDERRRRRVERGIMEEWKAEILRLREAECQRESESQREAESQRDAERQRERVPGSSLGRGEGMD is encoded by the exons ATGGACAGCTCTTCTTCTTCTGGACGATCTCCGTCTCCTACTGGGACTGTCTTCTTACCCCCTCCTATCATGTGGAACAGTCT CTACAAGCAGGCAGAGATGGAGGTTCACTTCCCGAGTGAAGAGAAGAAGACCTATACAGAGAAGGAAGCCCACATGCTTGAGTTGAGGGGGAAGGATCGAACGATCCGAAATCAGAAGAAGGAGATGGACAGACTTCAAGTCTGCCTCTGGGAGGAGGAAAAGAAGAAGAGGAATGGTGGAACGGAGAAGGACAAGATCATTGAACAATTACAGTCTGAGACAGACCATCTCCGAGCCCTTTTAAAagatgaaaggaggagaagaagagtagaAAGGGGTATCATGGAAGAGTGGAAGGCTGAGATCTTGAgactgagggaggcagagtgccagagggagtcagagagccagagggaggcagagagccagagagatgcagagagacagagagaa agggtccctggttcgagcctggGTAGGGGCGAGGGGATGGACTAA